In one Bordetella pertussis 18323 genomic region, the following are encoded:
- the nadC gene encoding carboxylating nicotinate-nucleotide diphosphorylase — protein sequence MSINIGQAAPLAIDAAPTLRTAPAPLPQVMLEPLVRAALLEDLGRAGDITTDAIVPAQARAQTRLVARQAGVLAGLDLARLAFRLVDPEIEFHALLPDGAQLQPGAEIALIRGPARGMLTAERTALNFLCHLSGVASATASIVAAIGAGHTKVTCTRKTMPGLRAVQKYAVRVGGGSNHRYGLDDAVLIKDNHVAIAGGIDAAVQRARAAIGHMVKIEVEVDTLEQLRVALRLGVDVVLLDNMDLDTLREAVALVDGRAVTEASGRITPETAPAVAATGVDLMAIGWLTHSARVLDIGLDS from the coding sequence ATGAGCATAAATATCGGGCAGGCGGCCCCTCTCGCCATCGACGCCGCGCCGACGCTCCGTACGGCGCCCGCTCCCTTGCCGCAGGTCATGCTCGAGCCGCTGGTGCGCGCGGCGCTGCTGGAGGACCTGGGCCGTGCCGGCGACATCACGACCGACGCCATCGTGCCGGCGCAGGCGCGCGCGCAGACCCGCCTGGTGGCGCGCCAGGCCGGGGTGCTGGCGGGGCTGGACCTGGCGCGCCTGGCGTTTCGCCTGGTCGACCCGGAAATCGAATTCCATGCCTTGCTGCCCGACGGCGCGCAGTTGCAGCCCGGCGCCGAGATCGCGCTGATCCGCGGCCCGGCGCGCGGCATGCTGACGGCCGAGCGCACGGCCCTGAATTTTCTCTGCCACCTCAGCGGCGTGGCCTCGGCCACCGCGTCCATCGTGGCGGCCATCGGCGCCGGCCATACCAAGGTGACCTGCACCCGCAAGACCATGCCGGGCCTGCGCGCGGTGCAGAAATACGCCGTGCGCGTGGGCGGCGGCAGCAACCACCGCTACGGGCTGGACGATGCCGTGCTGATCAAGGACAACCACGTGGCGATCGCTGGCGGCATCGACGCCGCCGTGCAGCGCGCGCGGGCGGCCATCGGCCACATGGTCAAGATCGAGGTCGAGGTCGACACGCTGGAGCAATTGCGCGTCGCGCTGCGCCTGGGCGTGGATGTGGTCCTGCTGGACAACATGGACCTGGACACCTTGCGCGAAGCGGTGGCGCTGGTCGACGGGCGCGCGGTCACCGAGGCATCGGGCCGCATCACGCCCGAGACCGCGCCGGCGGTGGCCGCCACCGGGGTGGACCTGATGGCGATCGGCTGGCTGACCCATAGCGCCCGGGTGCTGGATATCGGCCTGGACAGCTAG
- a CDS encoding NUDIX hydrolase has translation MAAPRLPYPIPIALTDALDRSVSAELVAVLVAVTQGEPRVLTTEDARALPAGPFELAHRSLQAGLRAWVETQTHHPLGYVEQLYTFADSDRSNEAGARVISVSYLGLTREAGATGVAQVGWQHWYRYFPWEDWRAGRPAIIADEIAPRLLAWAGAGADAAARAQRRQRVALTFGLDGAGWNEDMVLQRYELLFEAGLVPESRHPDASGLPVAGQSMRHDHRRILATGIARLRAKIKYRPVVFELMPPEFTLLQLQMAVEALAGRGLHKQNFRRLIEQQELVEETGGMASGAAGRPAKLFRFRRDVLLERAIAGSKLPLARQF, from the coding sequence GTGGCGGCGCCACGCCTCCCGTATCCCATTCCCATCGCCTTGACCGACGCACTCGACAGATCCGTTTCCGCCGAATTGGTAGCCGTCCTGGTGGCGGTGACGCAAGGAGAGCCGCGCGTGCTCACCACCGAGGACGCCCGCGCGCTGCCGGCCGGCCCGTTCGAACTGGCGCACCGTTCGCTGCAGGCCGGCCTGCGCGCCTGGGTGGAGACCCAGACGCATCACCCGCTGGGCTATGTCGAACAGCTTTACACCTTTGCCGACAGCGACCGTTCCAACGAGGCCGGAGCGCGCGTCATTTCGGTCAGCTACCTGGGCCTGACGCGCGAGGCCGGCGCCACCGGCGTGGCGCAGGTGGGCTGGCAGCACTGGTATCGCTACTTTCCATGGGAAGACTGGCGCGCCGGCCGGCCGGCCATCATCGCCGACGAGATCGCGCCCCGCCTGCTGGCCTGGGCCGGGGCGGGCGCCGACGCCGCGGCCCGGGCGCAGCGCCGCCAGCGCGTCGCCCTGACCTTCGGGCTGGATGGCGCGGGCTGGAACGAGGACATGGTCCTGCAGCGCTACGAGCTGCTGTTCGAGGCCGGGCTGGTGCCCGAGTCGCGCCACCCGGACGCCTCGGGCCTGCCGGTGGCGGGGCAGTCGATGCGGCACGACCATCGCCGCATCCTGGCCACCGGCATTGCGCGCCTGCGCGCCAAGATCAAGTACCGGCCGGTGGTGTTCGAACTGATGCCGCCCGAATTCACGCTGCTGCAGCTGCAGATGGCCGTCGAGGCCCTGGCCGGCCGCGGCCTGCACAAGCAGAACTTCCGCCGCCTCATCGAACAGCAGGAACTGGTCGAGGAAACCGGCGGCATGGCCAGCGGCGCGGCGGGGCGCCCGGCCAAGCTGTTCCGGTTCCGCCGCGACGTGCTGCTCGAGCGCGCCATCGCCGGCAGCAAACTGCCGCTGGCGCGGCAATTCTAG